In Deinococcus sedimenti, a single genomic region encodes these proteins:
- a CDS encoding response regulator translates to MNARIRVLLVEDDLRVARINRDLLERDPDVHVVGSAATCAQGDALAQALKPDLILLDVHLPDGSGLGLLRHWRAHGLTTDVALITAADDEASVRLALAHGAFDYLIKPFTGARLQDLLSRHRARRLPPPGAARLDQGRLDRLLGHGAPQAATLPRGIDPNTLDRVAQALTGAPQAVTAEEIGEQVGLSRVTAWRYLEHLVRSEQATLEHQYGNAGRPVKLYRARAPGGT, encoded by the coding sequence ATGAACGCCCGAATCCGCGTGCTGCTCGTCGAGGACGACCTGCGCGTCGCCCGCATCAACCGTGACCTGCTCGAACGCGACCCCGACGTGCACGTCGTCGGCAGCGCCGCCACCTGCGCCCAGGGCGACGCTCTGGCCCAGGCGCTGAAACCCGACCTGATCCTGCTGGACGTCCATCTGCCCGACGGCAGCGGCCTGGGCCTGCTGCGCCACTGGCGCGCGCACGGCCTGACCACCGACGTCGCCCTGATCACCGCCGCCGACGACGAGGCCAGCGTCCGGCTGGCCCTCGCGCACGGCGCGTTCGACTACCTGATCAAACCCTTCACCGGCGCGCGGCTTCAGGACCTGCTGTCCCGCCACCGCGCCCGCCGCCTCCCGCCGCCCGGCGCGGCCCGCCTGGACCAGGGCCGCCTCGACCGGCTGCTCGGGCACGGCGCCCCACAGGCCGCGACCCTGCCGCGCGGCATCGACCCGAACACCCTGGACCGCGTCGCGCAGGCCCTGACCGGCGCCCCGCAGGCCGTCACCGCGGAGGAGATCGGCGAGCAGGTCGGCCTCAGCCGCGTGACCGCGTGGCGGTACCTCGAGCACCTCGTCCGCAGCGAGCAGGCCACGCTGGAACACCAGTACGGGAATGCCGGGCGGCCCGTGAAACTGTACCGGGCACGCGCTCCGGGCGGAACGTAA
- a CDS encoding inorganic diphosphatase, translated as MWEGVVEWTSGQRERFVWRGGGLDPLRVEDRPAPVNYGCLPGTLNPADQAEVDAVWLGAPLPVGTRTAGSPVGLLHLLDGDHKVIFSGADVSPEQLGDLLAWFPAERGASVQDAQAAQDWLSSLRSGLT; from the coding sequence GTGTGGGAGGGCGTGGTCGAGTGGACGTCCGGGCAGCGGGAGCGGTTCGTGTGGCGCGGCGGCGGCCTGGACCCACTGCGCGTGGAGGACCGGCCAGCCCCCGTGAATTACGGCTGCCTGCCGGGCACCCTGAATCCGGCCGATCAGGCCGAGGTGGACGCCGTGTGGCTGGGGGCACCGCTGCCCGTCGGCACCCGCACTGCGGGCAGCCCGGTGGGTCTGCTGCACCTGCTGGACGGCGATCACAAGGTGATCTTCAGCGGGGCGGATGTGTCGCCCGAGCAGCTTGGTGACCTGCTCGCGTGGTTTCCTGCTGAACGCGGCGCATCGGTGCAGGACGCGCAGGCCGCGCAGGACTGGCTGAGCAGCCTGCGGTCCGGCCTGACCTGA
- a CDS encoding alpha/beta hydrolase: MPIPLSLRSHPSRLALLGVGALALMGALSACSRDGAQGTLNRVVSTAGLTVTPDIRYGPDVRNVMDVYAPQNAKDAPVVLFIHGGSWVNGDKDGHKFVGESLARAGYVTAVMSYRLAPVNRYPTYVQDAAQALKVLRDQATALGGNPQNLFVMGHSAGGFNAVEAVDNVRWLSEAGVPVSAVRGVIGVAGPYSYDFRQFGSANAFPVGSTPDDVMPDRHVRPDAPPHLLLVAENDDTVYPQNAVNMEAALKRAGIPVTRTVLPKLNHITIIAAMARPLTFLGGTRQAVIDFIEARRLR, from the coding sequence ATGCCCATTCCGTTGTCTCTCCGGTCTCATCCGTCCCGTCTCGCGCTGCTGGGGGTGGGGGCCCTGGCCCTGATGGGCGCCCTGAGTGCCTGCTCGCGTGACGGCGCGCAGGGCACCCTGAACCGCGTCGTCTCCACCGCTGGCCTGACCGTCACGCCGGACATCCGCTACGGGCCGGACGTCCGGAACGTGATGGACGTGTATGCCCCGCAGAACGCCAAGGACGCGCCGGTCGTGCTGTTCATTCACGGTGGGTCGTGGGTGAACGGTGACAAGGACGGTCACAAGTTCGTGGGGGAATCCCTGGCACGCGCCGGGTACGTCACGGCCGTCATGAGTTACCGGCTCGCGCCCGTCAACCGCTACCCGACGTACGTGCAGGACGCCGCGCAGGCATTGAAGGTGCTGCGGGATCAGGCCACGGCGCTGGGCGGCAACCCGCAGAACCTGTTCGTGATGGGTCACTCGGCCGGGGGGTTCAATGCGGTGGAGGCCGTGGACAACGTCCGCTGGCTGTCGGAAGCGGGCGTGCCGGTCAGCGCGGTCCGCGGGGTGATCGGGGTGGCCGGCCCGTACTCGTACGACTTCCGGCAGTTCGGCAGCGCGAACGCCTTCCCGGTCGGCTCGACCCCGGACGACGTCATGCCGGACCGGCACGTCCGCCCGGACGCGCCGCCCCACCTGCTGCTGGTCGCCGAGAACGACGACACGGTGTACCCGCAGAACGCCGTGAACATGGAAGCGGCCCTGAAGCGCGCGGGAATCCCCGTCACGCGGACGGTCCTGCCGAAACTGAATCACATCACGATCATCGCGGCCATGGCGCGGCCCCTGACGTTCCTGGGGGGAACGAGGCAGGCCGTGATCGACTTCATCGAGGCGCGGCGCCTGCGCTGA
- a CDS encoding lycopene cyclase family protein produces MSPRPDRPLDAVVIGAGPAGLTLAAELARTGQRVQVVAPHGPQAFPATYGAWLDDLPDWAQASAAHVWTDVRVYTGQQPTPLLRPYALLDNDHLRRTLMDRAGPTGWTRGTVIHAQRDGTLWAVHTREGDVLRAPFVADAAGHSGSLTRPHHPGGAALQTAYGLTAEFDTPPSAPGAMVWMDYRTPHGPGDDPTFLYAMHLGGRRYFVEETSLIARPAPTRAQLSQRLHARLRAQGTPPTRVLHEEWVAFPMNAAAPAPGGPLAFGAAGGLVHPISGFQVADALRTAPLVARAVAQSRSTGADPHDAAWAALWTPERRAAREVHLLGVQALLNLTGEQLAPFFQAFFALPPAAWHAFLDPDTPSGPLARTMLRLFTRLPTRTRLPLARAALAHPAVSARALRSALNASTGSAHPPRSSARQADGMTDNPRPESTDHTAADQTVLDREDLNQTQPVTDGMQGATGSADANGLDPDADLAERVAELRENLRPLTES; encoded by the coding sequence ATGAGCCCCCGCCCCGACCGCCCGCTCGACGCTGTCGTGATCGGCGCCGGACCCGCCGGCCTGACCCTGGCCGCCGAACTGGCGCGAACCGGGCAGCGGGTCCAGGTGGTCGCCCCGCACGGCCCGCAGGCCTTCCCCGCCACGTACGGCGCGTGGCTGGACGACCTGCCCGACTGGGCGCAGGCCAGCGCCGCGCACGTCTGGACCGACGTCCGCGTCTACACCGGTCAGCAGCCCACTCCACTCCTGCGGCCCTACGCGCTGCTGGACAACGACCACCTGCGGCGCACGCTGATGGACCGCGCCGGACCGACCGGCTGGACGCGCGGCACCGTCATCCACGCGCAGCGCGACGGCACGCTGTGGGCCGTTCACACCCGGGAGGGCGACGTCCTGCGCGCCCCGTTCGTGGCCGACGCCGCCGGTCACTCGGGGAGCCTGACGCGCCCCCACCATCCCGGCGGCGCCGCCCTGCAGACCGCGTACGGCCTGACCGCCGAGTTCGACACGCCTCCCAGTGCGCCCGGCGCGATGGTCTGGATGGACTACCGCACGCCACACGGACCCGGAGACGACCCCACCTTCCTGTACGCCATGCACCTGGGCGGCCGCCGGTACTTCGTGGAAGAGACCAGCCTGATCGCCCGCCCCGCCCCCACCCGCGCGCAACTGAGTCAGCGCCTGCACGCCCGGCTCCGCGCCCAGGGCACCCCACCCACCCGCGTCCTGCACGAGGAATGGGTGGCCTTCCCCATGAACGCCGCCGCACCGGCCCCCGGCGGACCGCTGGCGTTCGGAGCGGCGGGCGGCCTCGTGCACCCCATCAGCGGATTTCAGGTGGCCGACGCCCTGCGCACCGCGCCGCTGGTGGCCCGGGCGGTCGCCCAGTCCCGGTCGACAGGCGCAGACCCGCATGACGCGGCGTGGGCGGCCCTCTGGACCCCGGAACGGCGCGCAGCGCGCGAGGTGCACCTGCTGGGCGTGCAGGCCCTGCTGAACCTGACCGGCGAGCAGCTCGCCCCGTTCTTCCAGGCGTTCTTCGCGCTGCCACCCGCCGCCTGGCACGCCTTCCTGGACCCCGACACGCCGTCCGGGCCACTGGCGCGCACGATGCTGCGCCTCTTCACGCGGCTGCCCACCCGGACGCGCCTGCCCCTGGCCCGCGCCGCGCTGGCCCACCCTGCCGTCAGCGCCCGCGCCCTGCGCAGCGCCCTAAACGCGTCTACAGGCTCCGCCCATCCGCCGCGGTCCTCGGCCCGTCAGGCTGACGGAATGACCGACAACCCACGCCCGGAATCCACCGACCATACCGCCGCCGACCAGACCGTGCTCGACCGCGAGGACCTGAATCAGACGCAACCCGTGACGGACGGCATGCAGGGCGCCACCGGCAGCGCCGACGCCAACGGCCTCGACCCCGACGCGGACCTCGCGGAGCGCGTGGCGGAACTGCGCGAGAACCTGCGGCCCCTGACCGAGTCCTGA
- the sdaAB gene encoding L-serine ammonia-lyase, iron-sulfur-dependent subunit beta gives MSLLDMIGPVMIGPSSSHTAGACRLGLVAHHLLGEPARTAQIGLHASFAKTGRGHGTHLALIAGLLGFRPDDQRLPEAFEEAQAQGLTFEFHDADLGDVHPNTAHIEVSGATQRVTVQGSSTGGGVILVTHVQGLGVNFSGASPTLIVRYTDAVGMIARVATTIAADGVNIATLTCTRQTRGGQALLAVELDQPLSAEGQAFLARWSDVNWLRMLPKLMDG, from the coding sequence ATGTCCCTACTCGACATGATCGGGCCCGTGATGATCGGGCCCAGCAGCAGCCATACCGCCGGCGCCTGCCGCCTCGGTCTGGTCGCCCATCACCTGCTCGGCGAACCGGCCCGCACCGCCCAGATCGGCCTGCACGCCTCGTTCGCCAAGACGGGACGCGGACACGGCACGCACCTCGCCCTGATCGCGGGCCTGCTGGGCTTCCGGCCCGACGACCAGCGACTCCCGGAGGCATTCGAGGAAGCTCAGGCGCAGGGGCTGACCTTCGAGTTCCACGATGCCGACCTGGGCGACGTGCACCCCAACACCGCGCACATCGAGGTGAGCGGCGCCACTCAGCGGGTCACCGTGCAGGGCAGCAGCACCGGCGGCGGCGTCATCCTCGTGACGCACGTGCAGGGCCTGGGCGTGAACTTCAGCGGAGCCAGCCCCACCCTGATCGTGCGCTACACCGACGCGGTCGGCATGATCGCCCGTGTGGCGACCACCATCGCCGCGGACGGCGTGAACATCGCCACGCTGACGTGCACCCGGCAGACCCGCGGCGGTCAGGCGCTGCTCGCCGTGGAACTCGACCAGCCGCTCAGCGCCGAGGGACAGGCGTTCCTGGCCCGCTGGTCGGACGTGAACTGGCTGCGCATGCTGCCGAAACTCATGGACGGCTGA
- a CDS encoding putative bifunctional diguanylate cyclase/phosphodiesterase has product MTHPATPLPTPSALELELLALEGAMYNTPERTDARIRDLLRAALDGGDTRAVATAHLMLGGCALYTGQLPSVKAELSTALALSQDLGDPRLIARCLNGLGLYHDRAGEYDHALQSFLDSLRYTQAVGDDAGSFRALNNLASLHADTGNLAQARAFHERSVQLAEVMQSPIMLAAAMTHLVVIHSRQGHPQRVLDLADEHLNLIERVGPPRWVSTVLECVSRALLRTNRPDEALRVALTDLDAARTRHDDEGISRLACAAAQVYLTQGRPQDAAPLLAQSLELSRRLGSRPVQILALEGLSALHEQTGNHTQALRYAREHHALEREVHEREVDARSQLLTAEIRLELLNRETEIERLRNVELAQANQQLRVTQQDLLHRATHDPLTGVANRAHFNHLTADTLSSLQPGELAALIFIDLDRFKAVNDTLGHPAGDTLLQHLARRLQLAVRTTDVVGRMGGDEFTVLLRRVAARTDAMLVAEKLATVVNQPFDLGGHEVTLTASIGCAVAPQDGMDGDTLQQHADTAMYRAKRTGGNRVLRFETDMGEPGEDQLLERELRGALDRGELCLHYQGCYALRPERLVGFEALLRWDHPRRGLIPPGRFIPMAEDTRLILPIGEWVLREACRQAAEWSFPELDLCISVNVSPLQFDLPHFVDTVRAALDATGLPARHLIVELTESLVMRDLERAQTHIRELKTLGVQIAMDDFGTGYSSLSLLEALPFDRLKVDRSFTRHLSTDRQPRVTALMGAIIQLAQTLEMQVTVEGVEEQSQSDRLRDLGCDHVQGFLFARPVGPDEAARLIPGATPDPS; this is encoded by the coding sequence TTGACCCACCCGGCCACGCCCCTCCCCACGCCCTCCGCCCTGGAGCTGGAACTCCTGGCGCTCGAGGGTGCCATGTACAACACGCCGGAACGCACCGACGCGCGCATCCGCGACCTGCTGCGCGCCGCCCTGGACGGCGGCGACACGCGCGCCGTGGCCACCGCGCACCTGATGCTCGGCGGCTGCGCCCTGTACACCGGACAGCTGCCCAGCGTGAAAGCCGAACTCAGCACCGCCCTGGCGCTGTCACAGGACCTGGGCGACCCCCGCCTGATCGCCCGCTGCCTGAACGGCCTGGGGTTGTACCACGACCGGGCCGGCGAGTACGACCACGCCCTGCAGTCGTTCCTGGACAGTCTGCGCTACACGCAGGCCGTCGGGGACGACGCGGGCAGCTTCCGCGCTCTGAACAACCTCGCCAGCCTGCACGCGGATACGGGGAACCTCGCGCAGGCCAGGGCGTTCCACGAGCGGTCCGTGCAGCTGGCCGAGGTGATGCAGTCCCCCATCATGCTCGCCGCCGCCATGACCCACCTGGTCGTCATCCACTCCCGGCAGGGCCACCCCCAGCGGGTCCTGGATCTGGCCGACGAACACCTGAACCTGATCGAACGGGTCGGGCCGCCCCGCTGGGTCAGCACCGTCCTGGAATGCGTGAGCCGCGCCCTGCTGCGCACCAACCGGCCCGACGAGGCCCTGCGGGTCGCGCTGACCGACCTGGACGCCGCCCGCACCCGCCACGACGACGAGGGCATCAGCCGCCTCGCTTGCGCGGCCGCGCAGGTGTACCTGACGCAGGGCCGACCGCAGGACGCCGCGCCCCTGCTCGCGCAGAGCCTGGAACTCAGCCGGCGGCTGGGCAGCCGACCCGTGCAGATCCTCGCGCTCGAGGGCCTCTCGGCCCTGCACGAGCAGACCGGCAACCACACCCAGGCGCTGCGGTACGCCCGCGAACACCACGCCCTGGAACGCGAGGTGCACGAACGGGAGGTCGACGCCCGGTCCCAGCTGCTGACCGCCGAAATCCGCCTGGAACTCCTGAACCGCGAAACCGAGATCGAGCGGCTGCGGAACGTGGAACTCGCGCAGGCGAACCAGCAGCTGCGCGTCACGCAACAGGACCTGCTGCACCGCGCCACGCACGACCCCCTGACCGGCGTCGCCAACCGCGCCCACTTCAACCACCTGACCGCCGACACCCTGAGCAGCCTGCAGCCCGGCGAACTGGCCGCCCTGATCTTCATCGACCTGGACCGGTTCAAGGCCGTCAACGACACGCTGGGCCACCCGGCCGGCGACACGCTCCTGCAACACCTCGCGCGGCGCCTGCAGCTGGCCGTGCGCACCACCGACGTCGTGGGCCGCATGGGAGGCGACGAATTCACCGTGCTGCTGCGCCGCGTCGCCGCGCGTACCGACGCCATGCTCGTCGCGGAGAAACTCGCCACCGTCGTCAACCAGCCCTTCGACCTCGGGGGCCACGAGGTCACCCTGACCGCCAGCATCGGCTGCGCCGTCGCCCCGCAGGACGGCATGGACGGCGACACCCTGCAGCAGCACGCCGACACCGCCATGTACCGCGCCAAACGCACCGGCGGCAACCGCGTCCTGCGGTTCGAGACCGACATGGGCGAGCCCGGCGAGGACCAGCTGCTGGAACGCGAACTGCGCGGCGCTCTGGACCGGGGCGAACTCTGCCTGCACTACCAGGGCTGCTACGCGCTGCGTCCCGAACGCCTCGTGGGGTTCGAGGCGCTCCTGCGCTGGGATCACCCCCGGCGCGGCCTGATTCCACCCGGCCGTTTCATTCCCATGGCGGAGGACACCCGGCTGATCCTGCCCATCGGCGAGTGGGTGCTGCGTGAGGCGTGCCGACAGGCGGCCGAGTGGTCCTTCCCGGAGCTGGACCTGTGCATCTCCGTGAACGTCTCGCCGCTGCAGTTCGACCTGCCGCACTTCGTCGACACGGTCCGCGCGGCGCTGGACGCCACCGGCCTTCCCGCCCGTCACCTGATCGTGGAACTCACCGAAAGCCTCGTGATGCGGGACCTGGAACGCGCCCAGACGCACATCCGCGAACTCAAAACCCTGGGCGTCCAGATCGCCATGGATGATTTTGGCACCGGTTACAGCAGCCTCAGCCTGCTGGAAGCCCTGCCGTTCGACCGGCTGAAGGTCGACCGGTCGTTCACGCGGCACCTGAGCACCGACCGCCAGCCGCGCGTCACGGCCCTGATGGGCGCCATCATCCAGCTGGCGCAGACCCTGGAGATGCAGGTGACCGTCGAGGGCGTCGAGGAGCAGTCGCAGAGCGATCGCCTGCGGGACCTGGGGTGCGACCACGTGCAGGGGTTCCTGTTCGCCCGCCCGGTCGGTCCCGACGAGGCTGCCAGGCTCATCCCGGGCGCCACCCCAGATCCCAGCTGA
- a CDS encoding IclR family transcriptional regulator has protein sequence MASSSLLAGAVDVLSAFDADHTEWRLSDLSRQLGVPTSTLHEQLTALCDTGLLVRVGRGRYRLGWRLLKLSSALYGSLPWYGPAHAAMERVARAGHALAFLSVLDGSSGRVLCIARSVQGRDGPPVAGELDFELPAHASASGKLLLALAGRALPAQASAFTAQTLTGGQTWGTEGAIIRAKDAAVTRDEWAVGTSGLAVPVRNAQGTVLAALGVSVPTARLRGDALLRLLRDEADAVSWDLGWRPG, from the coding sequence GTGGCTTCCTCTTCCCTGCTGGCGGGCGCGGTGGACGTCCTCTCGGCCTTCGACGCGGATCACACCGAGTGGCGCCTGTCGGACCTGTCGCGGCAGCTGGGCGTGCCGACGAGCACCCTGCACGAGCAGCTGACCGCACTGTGCGACACCGGCCTGCTGGTGCGGGTGGGTCGGGGTCGGTACCGGCTGGGCTGGCGGCTGCTGAAACTCTCCAGCGCGCTGTATGGCAGCCTGCCCTGGTACGGACCGGCGCACGCGGCGATGGAGCGGGTCGCGCGGGCCGGGCACGCCCTGGCGTTCCTGAGCGTCCTGGACGGCAGTTCAGGGCGGGTGCTGTGCATCGCGCGGAGCGTGCAGGGCCGGGACGGTCCGCCGGTTGCCGGGGAGCTGGATTTCGAGCTGCCCGCGCACGCGTCCGCCAGCGGGAAGCTGCTGCTGGCCCTGGCAGGGCGCGCGCTCCCGGCGCAGGCATCGGCCTTCACTGCCCAAACGCTGACGGGAGGCCAGACCTGGGGGACGGAAGGAGCGATCATCCGGGCGAAGGACGCGGCGGTGACGCGCGACGAGTGGGCAGTGGGCACGTCCGGCCTTGCGGTGCCCGTGAGGAACGCCCAGGGAACGGTGCTGGCGGCGCTGGGGGTGAGTGTTCCCACAGCTCGCCTGCGGGGCGACGCGCTGCTGCGTCTGCTGCGTGATGAGGCCGACGCCGTCAGCTGGGATCTGGGGTGGCGCCCGGGATGA
- a CDS encoding glycosyltransferase — MRVTLIALGSRGDVQPYVALGLGLRRAGHAVRLASHETFRAFVTGAGLEFAPMRGDVQEVVNSPEMRAALASGNMLAINRVSARATQKGALLWAEDGLVAARGADLLVAGIGGLNVAQALSEKLRVPLVEAHVVPFHPTRAFPGAIVPPATARLGGWANLLSHVLTRQVMWQMFRSADSRARREVLGLSPAPLLGPRPLRPLPTLHGISPAVLPRPADWDAAQHLTGYWFLPQEAWTPPPALEAFLDAGPPPVSIGFGSMTTPNPQATTRAVVRALDRSGQRAVLLSGWGGLSAADVPDTVFVTDSVPHDWLFPRVAATVHHGGAGTTAAGLAAGVPNVVVPFFGDQPFWGDRVQRLGVGPAPVPRRALNERTLAEALTRAVTDPAMKERAAALGARIRAEDGVSRAAEVISGLTL, encoded by the coding sequence GTGAGGGTCACGCTGATCGCGCTGGGGTCACGCGGGGACGTACAGCCGTACGTGGCGCTGGGACTGGGGCTGCGCCGGGCGGGGCACGCGGTGCGGCTCGCCTCGCACGAGACGTTCCGGGCGTTCGTGACGGGCGCGGGGCTGGAGTTCGCCCCGATGCGCGGGGACGTGCAGGAGGTCGTGAACAGCCCCGAGATGCGCGCCGCGCTCGCCAGTGGGAACATGCTGGCGATCAACCGGGTGTCCGCCCGCGCCACGCAAAAGGGCGCGCTGCTGTGGGCCGAGGACGGCCTGGTGGCCGCGCGGGGCGCCGACCTGCTCGTGGCGGGCATCGGCGGGTTGAACGTCGCGCAGGCGCTGTCGGAGAAGTTGCGTGTGCCGCTCGTGGAGGCGCACGTGGTGCCGTTCCACCCCACGCGGGCGTTTCCGGGCGCGATCGTTCCGCCGGCCACCGCGCGGCTGGGCGGCTGGGCGAATCTCCTGTCGCACGTCCTGACGCGGCAGGTGATGTGGCAGATGTTTCGCTCGGCGGACTCGCGCGCGCGGCGCGAGGTGCTGGGCCTCTCCCCCGCCCCGCTGCTCGGCCCGCGCCCGCTGCGGCCCCTGCCGACCCTGCACGGGATCAGCCCAGCGGTGCTGCCCCGCCCCGCCGACTGGGACGCGGCGCAGCACCTGACCGGTTACTGGTTCCTGCCGCAGGAGGCCTGGACGCCGCCGCCCGCGCTGGAGGCGTTCCTGGACGCCGGGCCGCCCCCGGTGTCCATCGGGTTCGGGAGCATGACCACCCCAAACCCGCAGGCGACGACCCGCGCGGTGGTGCGGGCTCTGGACCGCAGCGGGCAGCGGGCGGTCCTGCTGAGCGGCTGGGGTGGCCTGAGCGCCGCCGACGTGCCGGACACCGTGTTCGTGACCGACAGCGTCCCGCACGACTGGCTGTTCCCGCGCGTGGCGGCGACGGTGCATCACGGTGGAGCGGGCACGACGGCGGCGGGCCTCGCGGCGGGCGTCCCGAACGTCGTCGTACCGTTCTTCGGGGATCAGCCGTTCTGGGGCGACCGCGTGCAGAGGTTGGGGGTGGGGCCCGCCCCGGTGCCGCGCCGGGCCCTGAACGAGCGGACGCTGGCGGAGGCCCTGACGCGCGCCGTGACCGATCCCGCCATGAAGGAGCGGGCGGCGGCCCTGGGTGCCCGCATCCGCGCGGAGGACGGGGTGTCGCGGGCGGCGGAGGTGATCTCGGGGTTGACGTTGTAA
- a CDS encoding TetR/AcrR family transcriptional regulator produces the protein MNTHSDKDERAKRTSPRPADDPQRRATILRAAQTCFAQDGFHRTTMRAVARQAGLAEGTLYHHFRGKDDLLLGLFGALGEQARDSLDPAALAALNLRDFLRAFLAVPLAALAQDEAGLLRVILSEGLIRRDLGRAFADGLAGTADLGAQALAARPELRGVDTGELLRTGLTLVLGHSVQGALSGEPLPDPQVTAERVADVLLALVAAGRA, from the coding sequence GTGAACACTCACTCGGATAAGGATGAACGCGCGAAGCGGACCTCGCCCCGCCCGGCGGACGATCCTCAGCGGCGGGCGACGATCCTCCGCGCAGCGCAGACCTGCTTCGCGCAGGACGGGTTCCACCGCACGACCATGCGCGCCGTGGCGCGGCAGGCGGGACTGGCCGAGGGCACCCTCTACCACCACTTCCGGGGCAAGGACGACCTGCTGTTGGGCCTGTTCGGTGCCCTGGGGGAACAGGCGCGCGACTCGCTCGATCCGGCGGCGCTGGCGGCGCTGAACCTGCGGGACTTCCTGCGGGCGTTTCTGGCTGTGCCCCTGGCGGCGCTGGCGCAGGACGAGGCGGGGTTGCTGCGCGTGATCCTGTCCGAGGGCCTGATCCGCCGCGACCTGGGCCGCGCGTTCGCCGACGGCCTGGCCGGGACGGCGGACCTGGGCGCGCAGGCGCTCGCGGCGCGCCCCGAACTGCGCGGCGTGGACACCGGCGAGCTGTTGCGCACCGGCCTGACGCTGGTGCTAGGCCACAGCGTGCAGGGCGCGCTGTCGGGCGAGCCTCTCCCCGACCCGCAGGTGACGGCGGAGCGCGTGGCGGACGTGCTGCTGGCGCTGGTCGCGGCGGGGCGCGCGTGA